The sequence TGTGTTTTCTGTTGAAGCTCTCTTTAATTgcagttaataaaatattatttaactgCATTtatgatatctatatatatatatcagaatatactgtattttctcaGTGTccttggtttgtcatgtggtgtgtgcggcaatgcgctgtatcagtgcgtgctcctaatctctctttctctctccctctctctctttttttgatattgaattaataaaactttctttatttcagtgattaccataaaaaacaaaacacacttcgAGCTCTGCGTAAGAAGGCTTTGGAAAAAAACCCtgatgagttttattttaaaatgataacatCAAAACTTAAGGTGAGAGCACATTACTAATTGACTCGATTAATTAAGATACACATACATTGATCTAGTAGAAATTTTCAAACTTGcctttacagtatttgtaaatttgtcaTATAGAATAAAGCAACGTGTATCTTACCAACAAATTGTACAAATACATGATTGTTTGGTTTAAAACTCTTAAATAGCATTATCTACACATTATGTGACTATTCATTCAGCAGTCAGTGGCACAAGAATGTGTAGTATACATCATAAAGTAACTGTTTAGTGTATatatcctttatttaaaaaaaaaaaaaaaaagccctacaTTTAATTTCGTTCCATTCAATTTGCTGACCAGTACATGCTGTTTATTGGACTGAAAAAAAGTGGCTGAGGTTTTGTCTGTTTTGCAGcagtatgtatatctatataatgTGGACTGAACTGATCTGCAGCAGAATCCTCCCTCCCAAAAATTTGTTGTAATTGATAGATTTAAATGTGTTGAATCCAGTTCTGAAATTGGAACATCTCTACCCTAAACCATTTCCACAGGGTATCAGAtttagtgaaaaaatgatgtttggaaaaaatagattaaataaagtaacattttatggcataattatttttcatgctcagaataTAATCCGAAGCATATTTTGACCTGGAAAATGTTAGTATTTCTTGTTCTTATCATTATTTTAGGCGGAAACAGCCCATAATTAAGTATTTGCTGCACGTTTTTTGCAttcaatcattatttttttctcttattactTCAGAATAGCCTGAAATTTATATTTAGTAGGTTAGatagatgcatttttattgtGCAGAAGAGAGAAAGGTGTTGTTTTAATGGTTTTTAGAGAAATAACGCAAGGTTAGGTTGATCCATTGTCTTGAGAAGATAACAGGTAAGCAAACAGTAAAAGAGTATACAGCCTTCCGTTATTGAGACAACATAAGTTACAGGTTTTGCAGTTTTTTGAGGGGGTTGAATTCAGTACTGTTAAATCTATAAAGAACACCCAAAATATTTgacaggagcaaaaaaaaaactaaaataaaattgcagTCCAGTGTTGATTTCTGTTTTTAGAAGTAAGTATTTACTCACATGGAATTCAAGTATTatgaaaaatagtatttttaaacaCACAACCCATTAAATATTTACCCAGTACACACATAATTGTGTTCGCATTTCCAGAATATTTTTATACTCCAGAAAATAAATGATTGCATCCCTAATAGAAATTAATCCTCTGCCATTCACATCTGTCACTTCTAGCCATCAAACAATGCATTGACAGTAACAAAAGTGGCCACTCAGCTTATAGACCATAGCAACACCACAAAAGTTGCACTAACTTCCAGTATGTTTACAGTCAGCTGTATTGCACTAAACATTGACTGCAGTAGCCTCTGAACCTCGTACACTTGCAGTTTCATTAAGCagtaagatttattttttgtgaaatgatTTTCGAGTTGAAATCTTGGTACTCTTTTGTGTTGGGGAAATCTGGAACTATGGAAAGAAACACCAGTGCAAAATACATGATTCAGGTTACATGATAaggttaaaatatgtaaaattaataaatcatAAGAGTCACATTGATGTAGGTaatctatttatatttaaatgtagttttaaatgtaattttcaggAAAATTGACAATCTTTATTTCAGACAGTCATTTGACATTTTGCCCATGTGCCACCCACGATcccacctttaaaaaaaaaaaaatatatatatatatattttatgggggtggcacggtggcgcagtgggtagcgctgctgcctcgcagttagaagacctgggttcgcttcctgggtcctccctgcgtagagtttgcatgttctccccgtgtctgtgtgggtttccttcgggcactccggtttactcccacagtccaaagacatgcaggttaggtgcattggtgtttctaaattgtccttagtgtgtgcgtgcgtgcgtgcgcgccctgtgttggctgggattgtctccagcaaacccccctgaccctgcagttaggatatagtgggttggatgatggatggatggatatattttatGCATGAAACTGTAatttttagttataaacaaaattgaTTTTAGGATGGAGTTCACGTTATCAAAAGACCAAATGAAGAGGTCACAGAAGAACAACTGAAGCTGATGGGAACCCAGGACATCAGATATGTTGAAATGAAAAGAGTTGCTGAAGCAAAGGTAAGCTTTAACTGACTTTAGAGacacccaatttttttttttttttataactatctcataaattaatgtagcactgAATGCACtgtttactgtatgtacagtatgtctacaTATATGGaagtatatgtatgcatatatgcaaatacatttaatttttaatataaatgtgttttttcttgcAGAAAATAGAGAAATTAAAAGCTGAGCTTCATTTGCTTGATGCTgatgggaaacaaaaaaacaaacacacattctttttaaatacaaaaaaagaaggtACTTTAAAGAGTTGTGCTTTTTCATTGCTGTTATTCTGAAACTCCCTGCTATTTAGTGCACTTTTTATATTAataggaagttttcttttttattatagttGCCGAGTTTGACTTGGCAAAGCATTTAAACACTGCTCCAGAACTGCTAGACAGAGTGTATAATAGACCAACAATTGAAACCTTACAGAAGGAAACTATCAAAGGGGCCACTGATCCCAAGGTTGTGAaggtattaattatttttaatattagtaCTTTTTAAGTGTATCTCATATTCTACTTACTTTAAGGATTTATTTTGCCTGAATACAACAAAACAAGATTAAATACAAACCttacatctttttaataatttcaggAAAATAGTGCTTACAACCAGTGAATATGTTTGCCTAACCTCAAAAATGTATTGGAGAAAAAGTATGACAGAATGGGTTAGAGTGTCAAAACCTGTTACACAAACATCTTAGGAAtagtttaaagaaaacataattatgCATATATACATGAAGCTTCATGATAATTTGTTCTCTGTAAACAGTTTTAAGTATTCTTGTAAGTGCTACATGCCAAACAATATTGCAATTCAAAACAAGAgaacaggtgaccagctaactTGATCCCAATTGCACCTCAGATCCTCCAGGATCTGATTTTGACACCCTTAGTATAAAAGATGGACCTTACAAATCTAATAACATACTTTTTGGACCTCTTGATACTTTTGAGTCTGCCAAACAGTTTCTAGTGCTTGTGCTGTATCTCACTCAGAAGGTGGTGTGTTTTTATTGTTCCCAGTTGCGTAGTCCGTTGTAATAAAAACACCAAACACTTCAGCAATAGAGTATATCAGTGGTGTAAATAACAGCATGTCTTTACAAAAGCTTATTTATGCCCCTCAAAATAATATGGCtggttttttgtaaaaatattacttaaataCATGCAGCTAGTAGCATCTCATGCATATACATTTTGTACAAGCGTAGTGAGAATTGATATAGTTCAGCTCCAGTTGTTGAGTTTTAATTCCAATCTGGTTACAATTTTTTAATTCTGCACCTCCTTCTCGTGATACAGGAATTGATTAGTGATTGTTTGTGCCTTTAGTTTGTCCCTGTATTGTGTAGTTTATATTTACCGTTGGCTCGAAATTCACTCATACTGGTTAAACTAGAACGATTTAATATCAAATGTTAAATGTGTGTCCTTATTCCTGGTTGCATGTGCAAGTATCTGAGGAAAAATTATATGCTTAGCACATATTAGTCAAAAAATCAGGCATAATTGCATAAGTTGACTGAAACCTTTTTCCGTAGTATATTTAAGTATGTTTTAATGAATCTTGTGTTTGCTATTCTTCTAGAAACTTGCCCGACAGAGGAAACACCAATATCGCATTCTTAAACAGCGGattgaaagagaaaagaagatgtTTGTAATTGGACAAAAACTCCAAACCCGCAAGGATTTAATGGTGAGAAAGTTAGCTGAAGAGGAGGATTAACATGCACTTTAATGTTTGTACTTTGGATTATACAGTAGAGTCATGGTAAAATGCAACAATGGCTGGTTCTCCTTCCAGCTTTCAATAACATATGGTGCATTGTTTTAGTAGTAGCTCGATAAAATCTTAAATATGTTCAACAGAAAAAGATGGTGAGATTGCTCTAAACAATCCTCAGTCTTTGCAAGTGGATTGTTTAGacttatctgattttttttcagtgctcATATCTACTCTCCTGAAGATCTTTTACGAGTAAAACTGAACTATGTGCTGTTGTCTGTCTGCTGAACATCATAGGTCATTAAATGGGGTTCATCATCTTGGCAATCctttgaaatatattttcattgtgttttaactgaCTTTGAACTTCAGACTACAAGTTTGCTGAGTCAATCACATACCTAACTCACTCTACTACTCCTACCAAGTTATTTAACTTATTGGTGTTACATTTGTGAGAAAAGTCTATGTAACCAGTATTGGGTATGTAGTCGTAAAGTGTCTTGCTAAGATGATTACAATTCCAGTAAGCTGCTTTCACCCCCAGCAATAACATCGTCAATTGATGGTATTTAAGGAGACGATAGATTGGCCTGAGAATATTGCACATCACATACAGGCTTCTCCTTCTTTGCAAAGTTaatctatccacccatccatccttcTTTACATTTTCCATCTCTGCTTTCTCCTAAGCAGCAGTGTGGGGAAGCAGGAGCATATCTCAGGAAGCACAGGTTACAAGTCTAATCCATTTCTGATAATTCCTTCATAAGGTGAATTTTCATTTTGCATACACCTAATTACAATTAATGTAAAggagaaaaaatgtagacattcaTTGAACCCAAAAATAATCTGCATTTTGgcttaaataaaaccaaaatccaTGACAATTTCCAGTTAGTTTAGTAATAATATTAGTAATTAAACTCTTAAAGACATTTTCTCTTCATTAAGTACTATTTAATAAGGCAGTTTACCTGCACTTTATTACTTCAACTTACTTTCCCAAATTTGTCATGAGCTTTTTTTATGGTAATGAAGCTTAAggtagtatgaaaaaatatgtgagcAACACATGTGACAAGGTGACTGAGCCATCGCCCAAAAATGCAGGATCGGCTGTGAAGATGACTTAAGACTGTGATTGTGCTCACCAACATCCGTCTCTGCTTCATCCTGCAGGGTGCAGTGAGGTGTACTCGAAGTGACTGTGAGGGTATTGGTTGTTGATGCTAGCCGTGCTTGTTTGAAAATTGCTAAGTTTCCATTTTAATAAACTTTCATTGTGATTCATAATATGAAAATGAGTATTAAATGGCTTTCTTCAATCTCTTAATTTGTtggaagcaaaaaaaagaaacactctgGCTTCTCTTCAGCTCGTATAAATCtttcgccttttactaaagatttccgtggagaggAGCATCAAAGAGTTTTACGAATTTTTTGATGCCTTATGAaagcgggaaaaaaaaaaattgttggaagACAGTATGGCCAAATTTTAACGGTTTGAGTTGTGATTATACCGTATATAATGGAAAACCTTGTCTGcaataaaaagtttattaaaCTTTAATCTTTCCTTTTGTTAAGTTGTTTTAAATTTAAGACTATTTTTGTGGtatgagaaaaatgacaaaaattgctTTTGTTTACTGTGCAATCAGGTAGCAATATTTTATAGAATTATTTTGAACGGACACGGTTACAgttaaatatatgaaataattcTTGTTTttgtgcaacttttttttttttgacaggatAAGACAAAAAAATTGAAGGTGCAAAAGGAAACTGTTGATTCCCCTGCTGTTTATAAGTTTGTATCACAAAGAAAGCGCTGAGAAGACCTGTTTACAAGGAGACTGTTTATACCCACCTTTTGAAAATGTCATATCCCATCACTTGAATCATAAACCTACAGATTCCGCTTCATAAAAAGTGTGCAGTAAAAGTCGACTTCTTCATGTAATTAATCTTCAGTCTGTAAAATGGACACATTCCCTGGAGAAGACCTTTCAGTTCTCTTAAAGAGACACCTCAACATACTTTTTGAAGtatataaaatgctgtttttgatATGTTCATGTTACCACTTGTCTCTTCATCTTTGTACTGTAATATCTTCAATTAAAGTTCCTATTTAAGTGTCAGGTACTCAGTTCATGTGTattctgtgtgtatatttgtgtgtgtgtgtaggtaacAAAAATTGTACTAGAAGCAGCACCCGATATTGGTCAGGTAAGTAATTTTAAGGTATAGTCCATTTGTCTGCTATTCTAGCTTCAGCCTGTTCTGGGatttcacttgctctgagccacTAGGTGGCACTGTCGTTCAAACTGTAGTAAACtggataaaacaaaaaacacaaaggtaCTCCCAGGATCAAAACGGTGGGTAGGAGCAGAGGCCCCTGATCAAATGTGCAGATTTAGTCGAAGATTGGTCCAACGGTGTCGAtttgtataatagatatataataaGTATATGTATTCACATGCACACAGTCCTCTCTAAAATTATTAGCACCCCTGGTAAAGGTTAATAAAAAAACCTAATCTCACACTGAATTATTTTTTCTCAGAATACatttacttcaattaaaggtGGGATTCCTCTCATTTTTGTCAGTGTGAGATAAAGGAAGTTTGCCAAAAGGtgaatttttttaataactttttttttttttactcattttactGCATATACACACACCACAGAGATTTAGAGCTTTATCCACTGCTCAGAAAAATTAAGAGAATACTTTAATCACACCTCAGATcataatgaacaaaatattcaagacttaatatttataattactgATATAATAGTAAGTAATTACTCAGTCATATATAATTACTGAATAATGCTGTATAATTTGGTGagaacaaaataatgtaacaataGAAACTGAAATCACCAACCTgttgagggctggattcaacatcacactgaaaatcaaagtcaaaaattgaaatcaaaggtGGGTTCAACTcgtgaatttcatcacagcaactcgtaacgtgactcagtagtgtgtatggccccacGTGCCTGTACTGTTGCACTGCTCCAGATGAGACGGGGGAaggtgtcctggggatctcctgccagacctggatcagggcatcagtgagctcctggactgtCTGACGCTACTTGCTGGTGTTGGATGCAGCAATACATAACGTCGCTGAGGTACTCAGCTGTATTCGGGTCTAGGAAGCATGCAGGCCAGTCAAAGACATCAAcgcctttgtcatccaggaactgcctacactggaaaaaaagttaaaggttacTTCCATGCAAGAAGGTAACCTGATGAAGTCCATACAGCgaaaacattgtgttttttaccttcttttgagcATGAATATaaccttttaactttttttcctttgcaaatgcACACTGATGAAGCCCTTTACTAACtctattatacagggtggtccagatctaattatgcagatccagatcatctggatgactttcatttatgcggggacgattccagtttggtgcaaagatgattcttcatgttgtcagttcgcacacttcttgatggtccgggatttttggggtgattttctatgtaataaagtcAGTAAGTtgtagtgtaatgaaaattacataattagatctggaccaccctatatattgtgtatgtatatgtgtatacagaatatatatatatataatctccatccatccattttctaacccgctgaatccgaacacagggtcacggggatctgctgaagccaatcccagccaacacagggcacaaggcaggaaccaatcctgggtagggcgccaacccaccgcaggacacacacacaaacacacccacacaccaagcacacactagggccaatttagaatcgccagtccacctaacctgcaagtctttggattgtgggaggaaaccgaagcgcccggaagaaacccacgcagacacggggagaacatgcaaactccacgcagggaggacccgggaagcgaacccgggtctcctaactgcaaggcagcagcgctaccactgcgccgccgtgccgcctatatatatatacagtatatatatatatatacataaaccaataacggcacactgcacgataacgtgcagtgaatacacttgatttgagcattcctagttttcatcctctttctctgtctctgtttagcattcgtttccttagaggttgatgtgcttgctgcttcctgagcagctcttcttttctccactctagtgatctgcttcttctcttctttcgtcggcatcttttcacgttaaagctgattaagtcagtgtttgtgttgcaataacttagtacgttttctttaatttttcacttaagctggaacttacgtcttcaatctgcctcaaggatgacttaagatatgaagaggtaggggaagtgacggtgaaggtgatAGGAATCAGAACGGCACCGGTACACATgtgcctgctgccgagagttgattctacaataaaatacaaataaaaacagcaataaccttgtaggtcaatcatcaccctgaaagtggatagcagacgtcacgtagtgtatgtgtaccaaatttcaggtcaatagttgaaACAGTTTTTGAgagctaaaggtgatttaaaatcctggacagtcaaacagacagccacggtagcatattaaatatatatattgtcacacacgtgcgactaggggcgagctgaagggaccaaatgaaggtaattacccgccaggcaaggtggtggcggggtgctctaaacctttctctgttatttctgcagatcaaatacgggaaaacctacctgacctcacgtcacttcctgtcccagcacccagactgacgtcacttctgggttacaagacataaaagcctccatcttggctcAAACTCAAACAGTTCAGTGTGGAACTCGAATACACAGCATTGCTGTAACCAaaataatcctttgcagctaggaacaatatacgggtggctgccccagccttttgaaagtgttgagactctttcttttactatatatatatatatatatatatatatatatatatatatatatatatatatatatatatatatatatatatatatatatatatatatatatactgctcaaaagaattgaaggaacacttttaatcagagtatagcataaagtcaatgaaacttatgggatattaatctggtcagttaagtagcagagggggttgttaatcagtttcagctgctgtggtgttaatgaaattaacaacagatgcactagaggggcaacaatgagatgaccccaaaacaggaatggtttaacaggtggaggccactgacatatttccctcctcatcttttctgactgtttcttcactagttttgcatttggctacagtcagtgtcactactggtagcatgaggcgatacctggaccctacagaggttgtacaggtagtccaacttctccaggatggcacatcaatacgtgtcattgccagaaggtttgctgtgtctccctgcacagtctcaagggcatggaggagattctaggagacaagcagttactctaggagagctggagagggccatagaaggtccataacccatcagcaggactggtctctgctcctttgggcaaggaggaacaggatgagcactgccagagccctacaacatgacctccagcaggccactggtgtgaatgtctctgaccaaacaaccagaaagacttcatgagggtgacccaagggccccatgtcctctaatgggccctgagctcactgcccagcagcatgcagctcgattggcattcgccatagaataccagaattggcagatgcaccactggtgccctgtgctttttacagatgagagcaggttcaccctgtgcacgtgacagaagtgaaagggtctggagaagccatggagaacattatgctgcctgtaacatcattcagcatgaacagtttggtggtgggttaatgattgtctagggaggcatatccatggagggtcacacagaccgctacaggcttgacaaaggcaccttggctgccattaggtatcaggatgaaatccttggacccattgtcagaccctatgctggtacagtggctcctggtgcacgacaattcctggcctcatgtggtgagagtatgcaggcagttcctggaggatgaaggaattgataccattgactggccaccacactttcctgacctaaatccaatagaacacctctgggacattatgttttggtccatccaatgccaccaggttgcacctcagactgtccaggagctcagtgatgccctggtccagatctgggaggagatcccccacaacaccatctgtcatctcattagaagcatgcaccgatgttgtcaggcatgtatacaagaacacaggggccatacaaagtgctgcgtacaattttgagttgctgcaattaaattttggcaaaatggactagcctgccacataattttttcactctgatttttggggcgtctttgaattcagggctctgtaggttgattattttcatttccatcaaacgatgtggcatcctttcgttcctaacacattacccagtctatatcagtatagatatccaggaggatttctttttcccattgagatccgatgtgttttcaaaatgttcttttaatttttttgagcagtttataaatatatatatatatatatatatatatatatatccatccatccattttccaacccgctgaatccgaacacagggtcacgggggtccgctggagccaatcccagccaacgcagggcacaaggcaggagccaatcctgggcagggtgccaacccaccacaggacacacacaaacacacccacacaccaagcacacactagggccaatttagtatatatatatatatatatatatatatatatatatatatatatatatatatatatatatacatgtatatatatatatatatatatatatatatatatatatatatatatatacacacacacacactcatttatagattacacaatatataaaatgcagaCACAATACAAATGTGCATAAATATAAATTGGTGCAAGTGTACATTAtgaatatgtgtatgtgtgtttatcgATTTTTAGCTTGCATTACCAAGAAACTTGTGCAATATGCTATTATTATCAGGAAAGCCTGACCCATCACAGGGGCTAAACCTGGACACTCTGGAAGATGATGTGGGCAAAACTAGATGCCATCATAAGAAATCTCTTCCAGGAGCtgctgtcttggagcacttttagccagcGGTTCATTCgtccacagtgtgctaagaagtgcctctgggggtctttcctGCCCActtctatcaggcaattcagtgcttcctcctgatgccccaaactaaatgctgatactctaagtttattttgcattttctgcacaatatgcatttttatattgcttgattaattgtattatctgtcctgtgagtctgtatccttgatttttatgtttctgctgctgtatgaatcaaaattttcccttgggattaataaaatttgtCTACAATTCATGTCTTTATGAATGCACTTTTTAGTCTGTTTCCTTTTCATAAGTATAGCATCTGCAATATGTGATTTTACCACGTAGCTTTTCATAGTCTTCCACATCTgcttaaagaaaacacatttatactTCCACTCAactgctgtatttttaaaattgtgttagcTTTGCTGTGTAGTTCAAATTATAGAGAACTGATGAAGTTCAAATTGTAATAATGGAAATATGTACTTTACTGTATAAAATATGGTGGTATTCCCTGTTTGTTAGTTAAATGAGTCCatatttgtttcttgttttgcaTCGCCAGGAGTTATTGGTTAGGAGGTTAACGATTGCTAGTTAGATTTCTTGCTTACATGCAGTGGCGATTTTTGATATGGGCCATTGCCCAGGGTGGCATCGTGGTGAGGGCGGCATCATGGACATCggcaaaaatttatttttttttttgcgcgcGCGCTCATGCTGCCCAACGTTATGCcagcgcatttttgggattgcatgggcaccgatcggttttctattgcccatttgcgGGAAGTAAGGGCGCCCTCCATTTGCGAGGTGCGGTTGCAGCTTGCCGCACAGGTAGGAGAGGGGCGGGGCGAGGCGGGGCGGCTGGAGAttctctggctggctggctggctaaGCAAGATCTAACTAATAACCAGCtcgcaaaataaaaaaaaaaatacaaacaaaca comes from Polypterus senegalus isolate Bchr_013 chromosome 17, ASM1683550v1, whole genome shotgun sequence and encodes:
- the utp11 gene encoding probable U3 small nucleolar RNA-associated protein 11, with the translated sequence MSSFKKALKSHQKEHRERSQLSFRKHLGLLEKKKDYKLRANDYHKKQNTLRALRKKALEKNPDEFYFKMITSKLKDGVHVIKRPNEEVTEEQLKLMGTQDIRYVEMKRVAEAKKIEKLKAELHLLDADGKQKNKHTFFLNTKKEVAEFDLAKHLNTAPELLDRVYNRPTIETLQKETIKGATDPKVVKKLARQRKHQYRILKQRIEREKKMFVIGQKLQTRKDLMDKTKKLKVQKETVDSPAVYKFVSQRKR